The window GAACCAGCGACCCCCACCTTGTCGAATTTATCTGGCTAAATAAACCGAGTTCAATTAAATTCAATTGAATTAAAAAAGCCTGATTTAATAAGGTTTTTGGGAAAGGCAAAAACATCTCAGTTAAATAAAATAAACACAAAAAAATAATTCTGCGGACAAATTGCGGACAAAAGAGTAAACAGGTGGTCTGTATTACTCTCTTTTAAATTTTCTGTTTTATCTGTTGTAGTCTTAAGTCCAGATTGTTAATAATTATACTAACTCAAATAATTTAATGGTATAATATGGTTTTTATGATATATTTACCGTATTGAAACATGAGAGGAGATGGTGTTTTATGTCTAATGGATCTGAGTATGGAATTGTAATTTTAAGGGAGGTAGGTGTTAATTAACACCATACATTAGGACCTCCAAAATTTGTGCTTTAACTTTAGGAGGATATTATGTACAATACTGAAATGGAAGATTTGGGATTAAGTGACTTTTTTTTAAAAGAGGTAAAACATTTTGAAGGTCTTCATGTTGCAAGAGTGTCGTCATTATCAAAAGGGATATATAAGTTAATTACTAATCAAGGTGAACTGAAAGCGGAGGTATCTGGAAAGTTTCGTTTCAAAGCTACTGGAACCAGAGATTATCCAACTGTAGGAGACTTTGTTATGATTAAACGAACAGATGGGAATAATATAATTCACCATATGCTATCTCGAAAAAGTTTACTTGTACGTAAGGAAGCCGGAATGACTCAAGAAACCCAGCTTATTGCCGCTAACATTGATAAAATATTTATATGTATGTCATTAAATAATGATTTTAACATAAGACGAATGGAACGCTATCTATCGATTGCATGGGATAGTGGAGCGACACCAGTTATCGTATTAACTAAGGCAGATTTGTGCCTAAATATTGAAGTAATGTTAGAGGAAGTATCCAAGATTTCTATAGGCGTTGATGTTATCGTGACTTCAAGTGTCGATAAGGTGGGCTATGAACCAGTCAAAAACTACTTATCTAGTGGACAGACGGTAGCCTTTATTGGATCATCAGGTGTTGGTAAATCAACATTAATAAATGCTTTACTTGGTCAGAAACTTATTGAAACACGCGATATTAGAAATGATGATAAAGGAAAGCATACGACAACAAGACGCGAACTTTATCTGATTTCGGGACTTGGTGTTGTCATTGATACCCCTGGTATGTCAGAGTTGGGGGTACAAAGTGTTGATTTATCAAAATCATTCTCAGATATTGAGGAGTTAATAAAGCAATGTAAATTTAATGATTGCCAGCATAAGAGTGAGCCGGGATGTATCGTGCAGCAGGCCATTACAGATGGAGAGCTTTCAAATAAGAGATTACAAAGTTATAGAAAGCTTGAAAGAGAAGCAAAACATGCAGAGATGAAAATGGAGAGTCGGGAAAAAGAAAGACTGAAAAATAGGGTGGATAATTTAAGAGAAATAAAGCGAAGTAGGAAAGCTGTTAAGGCAAAAAATAGAGGAAGATAACATGTGGGAGCGACTATGGTTTAGGGTCGCTTCTTATACAGCTATTTGGAGTCTGCAAAACTTCACTTCAACTTTTCTTTATTATCTTTATCAAAATCAATCATATCGAGTTGCTATTTTGATTTTGTACAATGATCTAAAAGCAGATATTTAGTGTGCTGTTTAGCATTGGATTTATATTCTCTGTAAACTTTTCAACTTGTACCGGATTAAGTTAATGTCTCTTTGTTTAGATATACACAAATAAACTACTCTTTATTATAGACGAATCTCCATTTTGTCCCCCTTTTTTGTCGGTTAAGGGAACAAAAACCCTCGTTCTATTGAACGGGAGTTTTTGGCTGCTTATGTTCACTTTTATTTGGAGCATTTCAAACAGCGACAAACACTAATTTAACAGTGTTTGTCGCTGTTTTTTATAGAAAATAACGCTCTGAGACGCTGTGAGAAATTATTTTAAAGAGGACTATTCGATCCACTTGTTCTGAATGGCGGTAACATATAAATAGAATCTCAATGAAATGTTGCCAACAACGGTTTGGGAATGTTTGTATTATACATATTTGGGTTATTTATATAAGAATTACTATTAAAGGGTGGTGGCGATACGATTATGAAAGTACTTCTTGTCATATTGATAATAGGACTTGCTTTTTGGCATCTTAAACGAGAAAGGATACTATTTTCCGAAATTTCTTGGGGTCAGAGAATTTATACATCCCTTATTTATTTATTGTCTTTATTTTTAATATTTTTGGGTGGTTCAAAGCTTCTGAAAGTAATTAGAGCATTTGAAT is drawn from Solibacillus sp. R5-41 and contains these coding sequences:
- the rsgA gene encoding ribosome small subunit-dependent GTPase A — encoded protein: MYNTEMEDLGLSDFFLKEVKHFEGLHVARVSSLSKGIYKLITNQGELKAEVSGKFRFKATGTRDYPTVGDFVMIKRTDGNNIIHHMLSRKSLLVRKEAGMTQETQLIAANIDKIFICMSLNNDFNIRRMERYLSIAWDSGATPVIVLTKADLCLNIEVMLEEVSKISIGVDVIVTSSVDKVGYEPVKNYLSSGQTVAFIGSSGVGKSTLINALLGQKLIETRDIRNDDKGKHTTTRRELYLISGLGVVIDTPGMSELGVQSVDLSKSFSDIEELIKQCKFNDCQHKSEPGCIVQQAITDGELSNKRLQSYRKLEREAKHAEMKMESREKERLKNRVDNLREIKRSRKAVKAKNRGR